From a region of the Gossypium raimondii isolate GPD5lz chromosome 10, ASM2569854v1, whole genome shotgun sequence genome:
- the LOC128033994 gene encoding protein IWS1 homolog 1-like, with the protein MWGWLNSDDQDQKDEQICRKSDTDEEIEAMFDKVKRRKKMEETSSPGIGLLVEKVVAQMEIAATEDIELNIQNKPAIRKIQMLPLLTDFLSKKKLQQEFLDHGVLTLLKSWLDPLPDGSLPNATLRSSILNILTQVMPVDISLEDGREQLKKSGLGKVIMFLSK; encoded by the coding sequence ATGTGGGGTTGGCTTAACTCGGATGATCAGGACCAGAAAGACGAACAAATCTGTCGTAAATCTGATACTGATGAAGAGATCGAGGCGATGTTCGATAAGGTCAAGAGAAGGAAGAAGATGGAGGAAACAAGTTCGCCGGGAATTGGATTACTTGTTGAGAAAGTAGTGGCTCAAATGGAGATTGCGGCCACAGAAGACATTGAGCTTAACATCCAAAACAAACCCGCTATTAGAAAGATCCAAATGCTGCCTCTTCTTACTGACTTTCTCTCCAAGAAAAAGCTGCAACAAGAGTTTTTGGATCATGGGGTTTTAACTTTGTTGAAGAGTTGGCTCGACCCTCTTCCCGATGGAAGCTTACCAAACGCCACCCTTCGATCTTCCATTTTGAATATCTTAACTCAGGTGATGCCTGTTGATATCAGCTTAGAAGATGGAAGGGAGCAGTTGAAGAAGAGTGGGCTTGGTAAAGTCATTatgtttctttcaaaataa